The Maniola hyperantus chromosome 9, iAphHyp1.2, whole genome shotgun sequence genome includes a region encoding these proteins:
- the LOC117985302 gene encoding collagenase-like, producing MAAAGRVLVFMLALSWANACAQSRQTTPVELDFVENVRGVSTSRIVSGWEAKEGQIPYQLSLRMVNINGLVAACGATIIHSEWGLTAAHCTANRVTIVIRAGGRALSRPQLLFETTDYYNHPEYDESQARVQHNDIGVIKFNRVLQFNDLVQPIRLQASADKDKNYDRIRLQTSGWGQTSANGPSPEILNWVYLFGTSNARCRSAFGGGTSVIASTICASSYNVSSQSTCQGDSGGPLVGIDMDGVPSQVGVFSFVFGGGCDMGFPAGFIRPGYYHEWLTGVTSINFDWNPPSTTPRPTTPPGVLPEKDEDTHV from the exons ATGGCGGCGGCGGGGCGAGTTCTTGTGTTCATGTTGGCGTTGAGTTGG gCTAACGCGTGTGCACAAAGTCGGCAAACCACACCAGTAGAACTAGATTTCGTAGAAAATGTACGAGGTG TCAGTACGAGCAGAATCGTCTCGGGCTGGGAAGCGAAGGAGGGCCAGATCCCGTACCAGCTCTCTCTCCGTATGGTTAACATAAACGGGCTCGTCGCCGCTTGTGGCGCCACCATCATCCACAGTGAGTGGGGGCTCACCGCTGCCCACTGCACCGCCAA CCGTGTGACCATCGTCATTCGTGCTGGTGGTCGCGCCCTGAGCCGTCCTCAGCTGCTGTTTGAGACGACGGACTATTACAACCACCCCGAGTACGACGAGTCACAAGCAAGGGTGCAGCACAACGACATCGGTGTCATCAAGTTCAATAGAGTCCTCCAGTTCAATG ACCTCGTTCAGCCCATCAGGCTACAGGCGTCTGCGGATAAGGATAAAAATTACGACAGGATCCGACTGCAGACCAGCGGTTGGGGACAAACGTCGGCCAACG GCCCCTCCCCCGAGATACTGAACTGGGTGTACCTCTTCGGCACCAGCAACGCGCGCTGCAGATCCGCCTTCGGCGGAGGCACCAGCGTCATCGCCTCCACCATCTGCGCCAGCAGCTACAACGTCAGCAGCCAGTCCACTTGCCAG GGTGACAGCGGTGGGCCGTTGGTCGGGATCGACATGGACGGCGTCCCGTCCCAAGTTGGTGTCTTCTCCTTCGTGTTCGGCGGTGGCTGCGACATGGGCTTCCCTGCTG ggttcatccGCCCAGGGTATTATCACGAGTGGCTGACGGGAGTGACTAGCATCAACTTCGACTGGAACCCACCTTCCACCACGCCCAGACCAACTACGCCACCTGGAGTACTTCCGGAAAAAGATGAAGATACACATG Tgtga